The DNA window TGTCACAAACATCGAAAATTTCATCAATGAGAGCAAGTAATGGGCTATGATATAAGCTATCACGCCATTAGCGAAGATGAAATTTCAAAGTGGTATTTTGAGGCACTTGAGCTTGCAAGGGCTGGTAAATTTGACGAGGTTTTAGCGCTTGCTAGTAAGGCTGGCGTAGAGGAATTTTACGCGCAAAAGTACAAAGATACGCTAAGTGCTGCGTTGCAGTATAAAGACGATGAAATTTTTAACAAAACTCACGGCTTTTGTATCGCCGTCACACAAGGATTTTTTAGAAAGTATTTTTACACTCGAGGCACAGCGCTAAGCTCTTTGGCCCAGCAAAATGAGAAATTTAAAAACTACATTAGCAACTGGCGAAAAATTTTACCAAGTGAGTTTTTGGATAGATTTAGTGGCGAAATTTACAATGAGATCACCGAAAACTACTGTTGTGGCGCTTATGTGAGTGCTAAAAACGTAGCTAAACTAAAGGCTGACTATGAAGCAGGTGGCGAGATAAAAGAGGCAATTGATGGTTTTTACGCGCAAAATTTACCTGCATTTTTAGATGCTCTAAACTACGCATACGAGCTAAAAATAGGCCTGCTTGAGGCCACCGAGGTCGTGGAGCCAAATCCACTTGATCTAAACAAATCAAGCTCATATTCAAACCTCTTTAACTGCGATCCAAAGGGTGCTATCATCTACGCACAGACCGCTGTGCAACAGATTGGCGAGGCTATAAATCAAGAAGAGACTGGCAAAAAGTCGCTTTTTGAGAAGATCAAAGGGCTATTTAAATAAATTTGAAAGGATAAAAATGGCAACTGAGCATAGTTTTGATATAAGTGCCGAGGTCGATATGATGGAGGTTAAAAATGCTCTTGAGACGGCAAAAAAAGAGATTGCGGCTAGGTATGATTTTAAAGGGCTTGCAGCTGAAGTCGAGCTAAATGAAAAAGAGAAATTTATCACGCTTCTTAGCTCAAGTGATAATAAGATCGACGCACTAAAGGACATCGTGATCTCAAAGCTCATCAAGCGCAACATCCCACCAGTTGCGATCACGGAGACAAAAAGGGAGCCAGCGAGTGGTGGAAATTTAAAAGCGACGCTAAAGCTAAACGATACGCTTGACGGTGAAAACTCAAAAAAGATCACCAAAGCGATCAAAGACTCAAAGATCAAGGTGAGCGCGCAGATCAGGGGTGAAGAGATCAGAGTGACAAGTAAAAGCATAGATGACTTGCAGGAGTGTATAAAGCTGGTTAGGGGGTTAAATTTAGAACTTCCAATAAGCTTTAAAAATCTAAAATAATGACCTCTCGTGAGTGCCTTTAAATGAGCTAGAAAAATTTTCACTCCACAGGCTGTATGCCTAGCGCACGCTTATTTTTTCGTCGTAACATTTAAATCCATCTCACGACATTTTTGTTTAAATTTGAAGTTGGTAGGCTAAATTTTGAAATCATTACGTAATTTTTGGATTTAAAATTTGTCGGATTTATGAGTGAAATTTACCTTATCATTTTGCATTCAAATTTGATCTATCTAAAATAAAAAATAAGGACAAAAAATGAGCTTTTTTAAGAAAATTCTCGGTAAACAAATCGATCTTGGTAAGCAAATGCCAATCTATTTTGTAAGTAGCGACGAAGACTATATGCAGCGTGCGTTTGAGCAGGCCAGAGAGAGCTTTAGATATTTTTGGCGTGAGGTTTACTGGGAGCGCCACAGGATCGTACCTATGCTTGATTATGCGATGGTAAAAATTTGCTTCTTAGATGTCGTAAATGGCGAAGAAGTCGGCGAGCACATGTGGATAGACGATGTGGAATTTGACGGCGAAACGATATATGGTACGCTTATAAATGAGCCAGATAGCGTACAAAACGTGAAATTAGGCGATCAAATAAGCGCAAAGATAGACGAGATGAGCGACTGGCTCTTTGCGATAGATGGACGCGCATACGGCGGATTTAGCGTGCAGGCGATGCGCTCACGCATGCAAAAGAAAGAGCTAAAAGAGCACGATAAAGAGTGGGGGCTTGATTTTGGTGATTTTAACGATATTTTGGTAGTTTACGAGCAAAAAGAGCACCCTGAAAATTTGATAGAGCATCCAATGAGCAAAAATACATA is part of the Campylobacter concisus genome and encodes:
- a CDS encoding YajQ family cyclic di-GMP-binding protein — translated: MATEHSFDISAEVDMMEVKNALETAKKEIAARYDFKGLAAEVELNEKEKFITLLSSSDNKIDALKDIVISKLIKRNIPPVAITETKREPASGGNLKATLKLNDTLDGENSKKITKAIKDSKIKVSAQIRGEEIRVTSKSIDDLQECIKLVRGLNLELPISFKNLK
- a CDS encoding YegJ family protein, whose product is MSFFKKILGKQIDLGKQMPIYFVSSDEDYMQRAFEQARESFRYFWREVYWERHRIVPMLDYAMVKICFLDVVNGEEVGEHMWIDDVEFDGETIYGTLINEPDSVQNVKLGDQISAKIDEMSDWLFAIDGRAYGGFSVQAMRSRMQKKELKEHDKEWGLDFGDFNDILVVYEQKEHPENLIEHPMSKNTYDQVKQYIKEHPNMVTDADEFGYTQLHNEAIAGNLNLVNLLLENGADKNARTKSGKTAAEFAENLGWSEITKVLA